The sequence TGATCCTCCATATCACAACATTGGATAACCGGGTTTGCATTAAGCGGGAATTCTAATTGTCGTCAGGGGGGATTTATAACTGTCGTTGATCACTCATATTGTACCATTGGCGACTCAGGCTTTAGAAATACTGAAAGAGCTTCACACTGTCACAGGAAGCGGCAAATATCTTTTCCCAGCCAATGGAAAGCCAGGCCAACACATGAGCGAAAATACCATCAATCAGGCGTTAAGGCGCATGGGGTATTCAAGCGAGGATATGACAGGGCACGGATTTAGGGCAATGGCAAGAACCATTCTTGATGAAGTGTTGCAGGTACGGCCTGATTTCATAGAACACCAGCTCGCACATGCTGTGAGAGATCCTTTGGGAAGGGCTTACAACAGAACGTCACATCTTGAGGAAAGGCGCAAGATGATGCAGAAATGGGCCGATTACCTGGACGGACTCAAGGCAGGGGCAAAGGTTATCCCATTCAAGGCCCAGGCCTGATTCATTATTGGCGGCAAATATAATTTTCAGGCGCCATAAAAAAAGGGGCTAAGACAACGAGACAACGTCAAGATAACGGCAAGATTAACGCTAAGATAAGGCTAATTTTCTTTCTTGTTGGTTTTGCCTATGGTGGAATTTTTTGAGTCCATAAAAAGGGGCAGAATTATTGAAACAACAAGATTGAACGGCCAGATTACGGCCATATTTGAACGGTAAGGTTACACTTGTTTTCTTTCTTGGCTGATATGCCACGTTGGAGTTTCTCCAGTCCTTAAAAAAGAGGCGTTACCCCAATATAACCGCAATAATGATAAAGGGGCTGGTCATGATTCGATTCTGTATGGTGTTTTTACGTAACCTATGAAACCCATTGAC is a genomic window of Desulforegula conservatrix Mb1Pa containing:
- a CDS encoding tyrosine-type recombinase/integrase; translation: MATQALEILKELHTVTGSGKYLFPANGKPGQHMSENTINQALRRMGYSSEDMTGHGFRAMARTILDEVLQVRPDFIEHQLAHAVRDPLGRAYNRTSHLEERRKMMQKWADYLDGLKAGAKVIPFKAQA